A single genomic interval of Rhinopithecus roxellana isolate Shanxi Qingling chromosome 11, ASM756505v1, whole genome shotgun sequence harbors:
- the CAMK2G gene encoding calcium/calmodulin-dependent protein kinase type II subunit gamma isoform X12, whose product MSTSETSKHRVTGGELFEDIVAREYYSEADASHCIHQILESVNHIHQHDIVHRDLKPENLLLASKCKGAAVKLADFGLAIEVQGEQQAWFGFAGTPGYLSPEVLRKDPYGKPVDIWACGVILYILLVGYPPFWDEDQHKLYQQIKAGAYDFPSPEWDTVTPEAKNLINQMLTINPAKRITADQALKHPWVCQRSTVASMMHRQETVECLRKFNARRKLKGAILTTMLVSRNFSAAKSLLNKKSDGGVKPQSNNKNSLVSPAQEPAPLQTAMEPQTTVVHNATDGIKGSTESCNTTTEDEDLKAAPLRTGNGSSVPEGRSSRDRTAPSAGMQPQPSLCSSAMRKQEIIKITEQLIEAINNGDFEAYTKICDPGLTSFEPEALGNLVEGMDFHKFYFENLLSKNSKPIHTTILNPHVHVIGEDAACIAYIRLTQYIDGQGRPRTSQSEETRVWHRRDGKWLNVHYHCSGAPAAPLQ is encoded by the exons TGTTACTGGCGGGGAGCTGTTTGAAGACATTGTGGCCAGAGAGTACTACAGTGAAGCAGATGCCAG CCACTGTATACATCAGATTCTGGAGAGTGTTAACCACATTCACCAGCATGACATCGTCCACAGGGACCTGAAG CCTGAGAACCTGCTGCTGGCGAGTAAATGCAAGGGTGCCGCTGTCAAGCTGGCTGATTTTGGCCTAGCCATCGAAGTACAGGGAGAGCAGCAGGCTTGGTTTG GTTTTGCTGGAACCCCAGGTTACTTGTCCCCTGAGGTCTTGAGGAAAGATCCCTATGGAAAACCTGTGGATATCTGGGCCTGCG GGGTCATCCTGTATATCCTCCTGGTGGGCTATCCTCCCTTCTGGGATGAGGATCAGCACAAGCTGTATCAGCAGATCAAGGCTGGAGCCTATGAT TTCCCATCACCAGAATGGGACACGGTAACTCCTGAAGCCAAGAACTTGATCAACCAGATGCTGACCATAAACCCAGCAAAGCGCATCACGGCTGACCAGGCTCTCAAGCACCCGTGGGTCTGT CAACGATCCACGGTGGCATCCATGATGCATCGTCAGGAGACTGTGGAGTGTTTGCGCAAGTTCAACGCCCGGAGAAAACTGAAG GGTGCCATCCTCACAACCATGCTTGTCTCCAGGAACTTCTCAG CTGCCAAAAGCCTGTTGAACAAGAAGTCGGATGGCGGTGTCAAG CCacagagcaacaacaaaaacagtctCGTAAGCCCAGCCCAAGAGCCCGCGCCCTTGCAGACGGCCATG GAGCCACAAACCACTGTGGTACACAACGCTACAGATGGGATCAAG GGCTCCACAGAGAGCTGCAACACCACCACAGAAGATGAGGACCTCAAAG CTGCCCCGCTCCGCACTGGGAATGGCAGCTCGGTGCCTGAAGGACGGAGCTCCCGGGACAGAACAGCCCCCTCTGCAGGCATGCAGCCCCAGCCTTCTCTCTGCTCCTCAGCCA TGAGAAAACAGGAGATCATTAAGATTACAGAACAGCTAATTGAAGCCATCAACAATGGGGACTTTGAGGCCTACAC GAAGATTTGTGATCCAGGCCTCACTTCCTTTGAGCCTGAGGCCCTTGGTAACCTCGTGGAGGGGATGGATTTCCATAAGTTTTACTTTGAGAATC TCCTGTCCAAGAACAGCAAGCCTATCCATACCACCATCCTAAACCCACACGTCCACGTGATTGGGGAGGACGCAGCGTGCATCGCCTACATCCGCCTCACCCAGTACATCGACGGGCAGGGTCGGCCTCGCACCAGCCAGTCAGAAGAGACCCGGGTCTGGCACCGTCGGGATGGCAAGTGGCTCAATGTCCACTATCACTGCTCAGGGGCCCCTGCCGCACCGCTGCAGTGA